TGGAGCCGCTGGACGGCTCCCCGGAAAAAGTTGGCGACCGAGACATCAGAGACATCGGGGGAGAAGTGCATCCCGGGGCTGCCGCTGGGGGACGAGGGGGAGAAGGAAGCGGCGGGGCTCTTGTTGAGGTTGCCCAGGCGTAGGAAGTACTCTTCTCCCATGCGGAGCAGGAGAGGCAGGGGCTGCTGCTGATTCGGCGGCGGCGGAGGCTGGAAGAAGTCCAGGGGCTGAGCTGCCGACCCCACGGACGACGCGGAGCCCTTGCTGATGAGAGCTCTGCATTCTTGGCAGGGCAAGAGAGTGACCAGCAAGATCCCAGTAGACACAAGAAGCTGGAGCTTCATGGTCGGGGTGCTGATCTGCAACACAAAGGACAGGGAATAGGAAGAAACGAAAAGACAGGGAAGGGGCGGGGAGAGGacggagagagaaaagggaagagaaggaaaggaaggaagaagagagaaaaggtgtgCTGTTGAATCGAGCCAGGAGAAGGAACTCAATCTTCCGTCTCCGTGACTTTCTACACAACTACCCAACATAGCCACACACAGCACAACTCAACGCTGCGcaaggctggggctggggctccGGGCTAGAGATGGGCGCTGTCCTTGGTGCTGAAGCTTTGAGAGCCAACTAAGTGGAATGAATGGCTGCTTTGGGGGGCGTCGGGTGGCGCGACGCGCTGCGCCAGTGTTTTGCCCACTCTATAGCCCGCAAGACTGGATTCTCCGAGCCCAGCTTTGGACTGAGCGCGACCAAAGCGACGTTAGTGCTCGTGATCTGCTTTTCTGGATGTATTCTAAAGGGAGAACTTTTTGCTAAAACTATGTAGCTAAGTAGCCTCAGGGTCCCAGTCTTCCTTCTTCGCTTCAACCTGCTTCTTCCCGCCCTCAACCAGGggctccttttcttttaaaaagtgagtGAAAAGCATTTGGGACGTTCTGTTGGATGAAAAGCACCCGTTTGGTTTGTGGGTTGTTTGGGGGGAGTTATTTGTCAGATAGCAGATACTATCCTAGATGCCCTTAAGAGACATAACCTGCATAAACACAagcacacgcgcgcacacacacacaagcatacacacacacactcacacagatACATTTCGGTCAAAGCTAATACACCTAAAGCAAGGGAAAGTTTTCAGTGAGTCTGAGGCTGTGTACCAGGTTTCTCCCTACCTTCAGAGTCGCTTCTGCAAAGGAGCAGGGGAGCGGACGCTTCTCAGCTCGGAGA
This sequence is a window from Monodelphis domestica isolate mMonDom1 chromosome 3, mMonDom1.pri, whole genome shotgun sequence. Protein-coding genes within it:
- the CRH gene encoding corticoliberin, with translation MKLQLLVSTGILLVTLLPCQECRALISKGSASSVGSAAQPLDFFQPPPPPNQQQPLPLLLRMGEEYFLRLGNLNKSPAASFSPSSPSGSPGMHFSPDVSDVSVANFFRGAVQRLQHLQLPQRSLDSQAGLGEGGAESTYSEQREAMEREKRSEEPPISLDLTFHLLREVLEMARAEQLAQQAHSNRKLMEIIGK